A stretch of the Azorhizobium caulinodans ORS 571 genome encodes the following:
- a CDS encoding FAD binding domain-containing protein, producing MDLNTVTALHRPRTRDEIGPFQAGDAFLAGGTALFAAPDPALSRLIDLPALNWPPVTLTADGLEIAATCTFAELEEASLPPRLSALAARCCGALYGSFKVRAAATIGGNLCTALAAAPMAAFAVALDAEMLIWRADGTARTLPAREFILAPTRTRLGTGELLRSILVPACNMDLRWAFRRIALNELGRSAALVIGTQDGAGRFGLTITASTPRPVRLDFPALPDAETLLAALDAAVSPVGWYDDVHGDPLWRAHMTRLFAQQIRSELTGEAA from the coding sequence ATGGATCTCAACACCGTCACCGCCCTCCACCGGCCCCGGACCCGTGACGAGATCGGCCCCTTTCAGGCGGGCGATGCCTTTCTTGCGGGCGGCACCGCCCTGTTCGCGGCACCCGATCCCGCGCTCTCCCGCCTCATCGATTTGCCGGCCCTCAACTGGCCGCCGGTCACGCTGACGGCGGATGGCCTCGAGATCGCCGCCACCTGCACTTTCGCGGAACTCGAAGAAGCGTCGCTGCCCCCTCGCCTCTCGGCGCTGGCGGCACGCTGCTGCGGCGCGCTCTACGGGTCGTTCAAGGTGCGCGCGGCGGCGACCATTGGCGGAAATCTGTGCACCGCGCTCGCCGCCGCACCCATGGCTGCCTTCGCGGTGGCGCTCGATGCGGAGATGCTGATCTGGCGGGCGGACGGCACAGCCCGGACGCTGCCGGCCCGCGAGTTTATCCTCGCGCCGACCCGCACGCGGCTCGGAACGGGAGAATTGCTGCGCAGCATTCTCGTGCCGGCTTGCAATATGGACCTGCGCTGGGCCTTCCGCCGCATCGCGCTGAATGAGCTTGGCCGCTCCGCCGCGCTGGTCATCGGGACGCAGGACGGGGCGGGCCGCTTCGGCCTCACGATCACCGCGTCGACGCCCCGGCCGGTCCGGCTCGACTTCCCGGCTTTGCCAGACGCCGAAACGCTTCTCGCCGCGCTCGACGCCGCCGTTTCGCCCGTCGGCTGGTATGACGACGTGCATGGCGATCCGCTCTGGCGGGCCCACATGACGCGGCTTTTTGCGCAGCAAATCCGCAGCGAGCTGACGGGAGAGGCGGCATGA
- a CDS encoding prephenate/arogenate dehydrogenase family protein gives MSAPLVGRLAIIGAGLIGSSVARAVREKGLAGTVVVADRDAGVRARVRELGFADEVPETAAEAVADADIVIVCVPVGASGAVAAEIGPALKPGAILSDVGSVKAAVVEQMAPHVPAHAHLVPAHPVAGTEFSGPDAGFASLFENRWCIVTPVADADPAAVERLSVLWSGMGANVETMSPQHHDLVLAITSHLPHLIAYNIVGTAADLEQTLTSEVIKFSAGGFRDFTRIAASDPTMWRDVFLYNREAVLEMLGRFTEDLTALQRAIRYGDGQTLFDHFTRTRAIRRSIIEQGQETAAPDFGRHLVAAKK, from the coding sequence GTGAGCGCACCTCTCGTCGGGCGCCTGGCGATCATCGGCGCGGGACTGATCGGCTCGTCCGTCGCCCGCGCCGTGCGCGAAAAGGGGCTGGCCGGCACCGTCGTCGTGGCCGACCGCGATGCGGGCGTGCGGGCCCGCGTTCGTGAGCTGGGCTTTGCGGACGAGGTGCCGGAGACGGCGGCGGAAGCCGTCGCGGATGCGGACATCGTCATCGTCTGCGTGCCGGTCGGTGCGTCCGGCGCCGTGGCGGCGGAGATCGGCCCGGCGCTGAAGCCGGGTGCCATCCTCTCCGACGTCGGCTCGGTGAAGGCGGCGGTGGTGGAGCAGATGGCCCCCCACGTGCCCGCCCACGCCCATCTGGTGCCCGCCCATCCGGTGGCCGGCACGGAATTCTCCGGCCCCGATGCGGGCTTCGCCAGTCTGTTCGAGAACCGCTGGTGCATCGTGACGCCGGTGGCGGATGCCGATCCGGCGGCGGTGGAGCGGCTCTCCGTGCTGTGGAGCGGCATGGGCGCGAATGTGGAGACCATGTCGCCGCAGCACCATGATCTGGTGCTGGCCATCACCTCCCACCTGCCGCACCTCATCGCCTACAACATCGTGGGCACGGCGGCGGACCTCGAACAGACGCTGACCTCCGAGGTCATCAAGTTCTCGGCCGGCGGCTTCCGCGACTTCACGCGCATCGCGGCGTCCGATCCGACCATGTGGCGCGACGTGTTCCTCTACAATCGCGAGGCGGTGCTGGAGATGCTCGGCCGCTTCACGGAGGACCTCACGGCCCTCCAGCGGGCGATCCGCTATGGCGACGGCCAGACGCTGTTCGACCACTTCACCCGCACCCGCGCCATCCGCCGCTCCATCATCGAGCAGGGCCAGGAAACGGCGGCGCCGGACTTCGGCCGCCATCTGGTGGCGGCGAAGAAGTAG
- a CDS encoding lysophospholipid acyltransferase family protein: MILLRSLLFQFLFYSFTILYMLVFLPALPFVTRRQMWRLVVLPWSRGTGWLLRTIAGTHVEITGRENIPDGPLLIASKHQSAWETIALLPLFSDATFILKRELMWLPVFGWYAAKGDVIPINRGARAAALKAMTVRAREELAKGRQIIIFPEGTRRPPGAPPAYKFGVAHLYAAFGVPCLPVALNSGLYWPRNALVRRPGTIRVEILPPIPPGLRREAFFERLQADIEPASDRLLALGRAELGMTAPEMPPQAELSP; this comes from the coding sequence GTGATCCTGCTGCGTTCGCTGCTGTTCCAGTTTCTGTTCTACAGCTTCACCATCCTCTACATGCTGGTGTTCCTGCCGGCCCTGCCCTTCGTCACGCGCCGGCAGATGTGGCGGCTCGTGGTGCTGCCGTGGTCGCGCGGCACGGGCTGGCTGCTGCGGACGATCGCCGGAACGCACGTGGAGATCACGGGACGCGAGAACATCCCCGACGGGCCGCTGCTCATCGCCTCCAAGCACCAGTCGGCGTGGGAGACCATCGCCCTGCTGCCGCTGTTCTCGGACGCCACCTTCATCCTCAAGCGGGAACTGATGTGGCTGCCGGTCTTCGGCTGGTACGCCGCCAAGGGCGACGTCATTCCCATCAACCGGGGCGCCCGCGCCGCCGCGCTCAAGGCCATGACCGTCCGCGCCCGCGAGGAACTCGCCAAGGGCCGGCAGATCATCATCTTTCCCGAGGGTACCCGCCGCCCGCCGGGCGCGCCGCCGGCCTACAAGTTCGGCGTCGCCCACCTCTATGCGGCCTTCGGCGTGCCCTGCCTGCCGGTGGCGCTCAATTCCGGCCTTTACTGGCCGCGCAACGCCCTCGTGCGCCGGCCGGGCACCATCCGTGTCGAGATATTGCCGCCTATCCCGCCCGGCCTCAGGCGTGAAGCCTTCTTCGAGCGGCTGCAGGCGGACATCGAGCCCGCCAGCGACCGCCTGCTGGCGCTGGGTCGTGCCGAACTGGGGATGACCGCGCCGGAAATGCCTCCACAGGCGGAATTATCCCCGTAA
- the hisC gene encoding histidinol-phosphate transaminase — protein MSVSAKETQRHPARPEPRPGVLAISAYVPGKSHAAGVEKVFKLSSNETPLGPSPKAIAAFQSAGTNLQDYPDGSSTALREAIGKAMGIDPDRIICGAGSDEILNLIAHAYVGPGDEAIHCAHGFLVYKIATLGAGGVPVVVPDREDLQMDVDAIIGAVTERTRVIFLANPNNPTGTYLPFNEVRRLHAALPPNVLLVLDAAYSEYVRRNDYETGLELALSAENVIMCRTFSKIHGLAALRIGWAVASEAVIDALNRIRGPFNMNAPAIAAGAAAILDAEHVERSIAHNDQWLSWLTTELTALGLTVTPSVGNFVLIHFPKTPGRTAAEADAFLTRRGLILRAVASYGLPDSLRMTIGTEEANRLVVQALSDFLSGAER, from the coding sequence ATGTCCGTTTCCGCCAAAGAGACCCAGCGTCACCCCGCCCGTCCCGAGCCGCGCCCCGGCGTGCTGGCCATTTCGGCCTATGTCCCCGGCAAGAGCCATGCGGCGGGTGTGGAGAAGGTGTTCAAGCTCTCTTCCAACGAGACGCCGCTCGGCCCGAGCCCGAAGGCCATCGCCGCCTTCCAGAGCGCCGGCACGAACCTGCAGGATTATCCCGACGGCTCCTCAACGGCGCTGCGCGAGGCCATCGGTAAGGCCATGGGCATCGATCCGGACCGCATCATCTGCGGTGCCGGCTCCGACGAGATCCTGAACCTCATCGCCCACGCCTATGTCGGCCCCGGTGACGAGGCGATCCACTGCGCCCACGGCTTCCTCGTCTACAAGATCGCGACGCTGGGCGCCGGCGGCGTGCCGGTCGTCGTGCCGGACCGCGAAGACCTCCAGATGGACGTGGACGCCATCATCGGCGCGGTGACCGAGCGCACCCGCGTGATCTTCCTCGCCAATCCCAACAATCCGACGGGCACCTATCTGCCGTTCAACGAGGTGCGTCGCCTGCACGCCGCGCTGCCGCCGAACGTGCTGCTGGTGCTGGACGCCGCCTATAGCGAATACGTCCGCCGCAACGATTACGAGACCGGCCTTGAACTCGCGCTCTCCGCCGAGAACGTCATCATGTGCCGCACCTTCTCCAAGATCCACGGCCTCGCCGCCCTGCGCATCGGCTGGGCGGTGGCGTCCGAGGCGGTGATCGACGCCCTCAACCGCATCCGTGGCCCGTTCAACATGAACGCCCCGGCCATTGCGGCGGGTGCGGCGGCCATCCTCGACGCCGAGCATGTGGAGCGTTCCATCGCCCACAACGACCAGTGGCTGTCCTGGCTGACCACCGAGCTCACCGCGCTCGGGCTCACGGTCACGCCCAGCGTCGGCAACTTCGTGCTCATCCATTTCCCGAAGACGCCCGGCCGCACGGCAGCGGAAGCGGATGCCTTCCTCACCCGGCGCGGCCTCATCCTGCGCGCGGTCGCCTCCTATGGCCTGCCGGATTCCCTGCGCATGACCATCGGCACCGAGGAAGCCAACCGCCTCGTGGTTCAGGCCCTCTCCGACTTCCTCTCCGGGGCGGAGCGGTGA
- a CDS encoding gamma-glutamylcyclotransferase — translation MSADSPSPRMSHPPVPVPAHDPWVFGYGSLIWNPGFPFAERVEATLLGAHRALCIYSFHHRGTPEHPGLVLGLDLGGSCKGVAYRVAAADWPQVHAYLTEREQISGVYRETSRRVRLKGHEDLAASAVAYVANRAHPQYARGLSLEDQLHLVRRSHGRSGPNRDYVLATVDALATMGIEDRGLSWIAHHLRGGQA, via the coding sequence ATGTCCGCCGATTCGCCCTCGCCGCGTATGTCGCATCCCCCGGTGCCGGTTCCGGCGCATGATCCGTGGGTGTTCGGCTATGGCTCGCTGATCTGGAACCCCGGCTTTCCCTTCGCCGAGCGGGTGGAGGCGACCTTGCTCGGGGCGCACCGCGCGCTCTGCATCTATTCCTTCCACCATCGCGGCACGCCGGAGCATCCCGGCCTCGTGCTGGGGCTCGATCTCGGCGGCTCGTGCAAGGGCGTGGCCTATCGCGTGGCGGCGGCGGACTGGCCGCAGGTGCATGCCTATCTCACGGAGCGGGAACAGATTTCCGGCGTCTATCGGGAGACGTCGCGCCGCGTGCGGCTGAAGGGGCACGAGGATCTCGCCGCCTCGGCGGTGGCCTATGTGGCGAACCGGGCGCACCCGCAATATGCCCGCGGCCTCTCGCTGGAGGACCAACTGCATCTGGTACGCCGCTCGCACGGCCGTTCGGGGCCGAACCGGGATTATGTGCTGGCGACCGTGGATGCGCTCGCCACCATGGGCATCGAGGACCGCGGCCTGAGCTGGATCGCCCACCACCTGCGCGGCGGTCAGGCCTGA
- a CDS encoding DUF2125 domain-containing protein, whose product MTVSEPAPRRRRPWIIALPLVLLLLIAAGWSGLWVYAARTADGEIDAWLAREKLLGREWSCSERALEGFPFRFELMCRDPVLVTKGGDSFRISAAGARAVAQVWDPSHIVAEFASPARIEDQVTGQVYTASWSLLQMSGIGNSTGQPQRLDIVVNNPLVEQAPGNAATNPMFSAKQLEAHARRRPGENGARDGIDFAFSLAGAESPMMAGAGSSGPVDVALQMTVTAADDLRPMSVKDRLRAWAMSGGVVQLQGFAVTTPKAAANATGALLVDAQGRLNGQLALGFSGIEEVLRNLSKTGFISPEIVPIVGALAMAGKPGEVAGRKGVTFNINFDQGALKLGKIPVGIVPPLF is encoded by the coding sequence ATGACTGTCTCCGAACCCGCGCCCCGGCGCCGGCGACCCTGGATCATCGCCCTCCCCCTGGTGCTGCTGCTCCTCATTGCCGCCGGCTGGTCCGGCCTTTGGGTCTATGCCGCCCGCACCGCGGACGGCGAGATCGACGCCTGGCTTGCCCGCGAGAAGCTGCTCGGCCGGGAATGGTCCTGCTCCGAGCGGGCGCTGGAGGGCTTTCCCTTCCGCTTCGAGCTGATGTGCCGCGATCCCGTTCTGGTGACCAAGGGCGGCGACAGCTTCCGCATTTCCGCCGCCGGGGCGCGCGCCGTGGCGCAGGTCTGGGACCCGAGCCATATCGTCGCCGAGTTCGCCTCGCCCGCCCGTATCGAGGATCAGGTGACGGGGCAGGTCTACACGGCCTCCTGGTCGCTGCTGCAGATGAGCGGCATCGGCAATTCCACCGGGCAGCCGCAGCGGCTCGACATCGTGGTCAACAATCCGCTGGTGGAACAGGCCCCCGGAAACGCCGCCACCAACCCCATGTTCTCCGCCAAGCAGCTGGAGGCCCATGCCCGCCGCCGCCCCGGTGAGAACGGCGCGCGCGACGGCATCGACTTCGCTTTCTCCCTCGCCGGCGCGGAAAGCCCGATGATGGCGGGCGCCGGCAGCTCCGGCCCGGTGGATGTGGCGCTCCAGATGACCGTCACGGCGGCGGACGACCTGCGCCCCATGTCGGTGAAGGACCGGCTGCGGGCCTGGGCCATGTCCGGCGGCGTGGTGCAGCTCCAGGGCTTTGCGGTCACAACGCCGAAGGCCGCCGCCAACGCCACCGGCGCACTGCTGGTGGATGCGCAGGGCCGCCTCAACGGGCAGCTGGCGCTCGGCTTCTCGGGTATCGAGGAAGTGCTGCGGAACCTGAGCAAGACGGGCTTCATCTCGCCGGAGATCGTGCCCATCGTCGGCGCCCTGGCCATGGCCGGCAAGCCGGGCGAAGTCGCCGGCCGCAAGGGCGTGACCTTCAACATCAATTTCGATCAGGGCGCGCTGAAGCTCGGCAAGATCCCCGTCGGCATCGTCCCGCCGCTGTTCTGA
- a CDS encoding chorismate mutase, with protein sequence MTDAAKTPSLADLRAEIDRIDETMHRLLMERSEIIDRLVQVKRTQTEGSAFRPAREASMMRSLVERHHGLLPLDTVESIWRVIIATFTYVQAPYSVHADLSVGEPLMRDSARFHFGFTAPFVPHMGARAVVEAVAASRGDLGLLPAAMVPGSDAWWTALEGVTAPKIIARLPFVERADHPAGLPVFVVSHPIADAAVTEVSTFSVRVAGWSARAAAAVATHAEVLAVADGALDGAALLVSVRGTDGGTVQDVLRQSGASVRSFIPVGSHAAPYRFGMDSAGIARP encoded by the coding sequence ATGACTGACGCAGCGAAGACCCCTTCCCTCGCCGACCTCCGCGCCGAGATCGACCGTATCGACGAGACGATGCATCGCCTGCTCATGGAGCGGAGCGAGATCATCGACCGGCTGGTGCAGGTGAAGCGCACCCAGACCGAGGGTTCCGCCTTCCGCCCGGCGCGCGAGGCGTCGATGATGCGCAGCCTCGTCGAGCGCCATCACGGCCTGCTGCCGCTCGATACGGTGGAGAGCATCTGGCGCGTCATCATCGCCACCTTCACCTATGTGCAGGCGCCCTATTCGGTCCACGCCGACCTCTCGGTGGGCGAGCCTCTGATGCGCGACAGCGCGCGCTTCCACTTCGGCTTCACCGCGCCTTTCGTGCCGCACATGGGCGCGCGGGCGGTGGTGGAGGCGGTGGCCGCCTCGCGTGGCGACCTCGGCCTCCTGCCCGCCGCCATGGTTCCGGGCTCTGATGCCTGGTGGACCGCCCTCGAGGGCGTGACGGCGCCCAAGATCATCGCCCGCCTGCCCTTCGTGGAGCGGGCGGACCATCCCGCCGGCCTGCCGGTGTTCGTGGTCTCCCATCCCATCGCCGATGCGGCGGTGACCGAGGTGTCCACCTTCAGCGTGCGCGTCGCCGGCTGGAGCGCCCGCGCGGCCGCTGCGGTGGCGACCCACGCCGAAGTGCTGGCGGTGGCCGACGGCGCGCTCGACGGCGCGGCCCTGCTCGTCTCCGTGCGGGGCACGGACGGCGGCACCGTGCAGGACGTGCTGCGCCAGAGCGGCGCCAGCGTCCGATCCTTCATTCCCGTGGGGAGCCATGCCGCCCCCTATCGTTTCGGCATGGACAGCGCCGGCATCGCCCGGCCCTGA
- a CDS encoding lipopolysaccharide biosynthesis protein, with amino-acid sequence MAGAIRETLYYTVGLVVLRAIGLVMLPVNTYFLSSAEYGRLEVLLSFIDVGALFFSLALPSALARFVGDEQTWEARKAVCAEYAGLALLVSGVLVALGAAFSHPITGLLPEKVSQSEFLLLLAAICLEGVLGVGLTWMRIRGAAGTFLAMSLSRALGQAALSATLLVLGFGVEGVLIASATAALAQGGAMMVYLARDCGISLRFARWREMLIYCGPLLLSALAAFVLGSYDRWVLAGHVTPEDIALYGVAGRLGALTAVLLQPFHMWWFPKRFIVLAEDNGAERSADIVSLGLLIVLGAFVGVSLGGPFAVHVLTREAYWGASAFIAFIALNYAIQETGSLLEIGCYLRKDGFAPLLINLIGAGLAILFYFTLIPRYGVPGAIAATLIAQSVRVVLTWAVSRHYAPIPYRFARLGLVSAVALALTALAAFTLHPLVMPLGAVVILPLIGWMAVRLKLLPRLDPAELPEPLRRRLKLG; translated from the coding sequence GTGGCGGGCGCCATACGCGAGACGCTCTATTACACGGTCGGGCTGGTGGTGCTGCGGGCCATCGGCCTCGTCATGCTCCCGGTCAACACCTACTTCCTCTCCAGCGCTGAATACGGCCGGCTGGAGGTGCTGCTTTCCTTCATCGACGTGGGCGCGCTGTTCTTCAGCCTCGCCTTGCCCTCGGCCCTCGCCCGCTTCGTCGGTGACGAACAGACCTGGGAGGCGCGCAAGGCAGTGTGCGCCGAATATGCCGGCCTCGCCCTTCTCGTCAGCGGCGTGCTGGTGGCGTTGGGCGCGGCCTTCTCCCATCCCATTACCGGCTTGCTGCCCGAAAAGGTGAGCCAGAGCGAATTCCTGCTGCTGCTCGCCGCCATCTGCCTCGAAGGCGTGCTGGGCGTCGGGCTCACCTGGATGCGCATCCGGGGGGCGGCGGGCACCTTCCTCGCCATGTCGCTCAGCCGCGCGCTGGGACAGGCGGCGCTCTCAGCCACGCTGCTGGTGCTGGGCTTCGGCGTGGAGGGCGTCCTGATCGCTTCCGCCACGGCGGCGCTGGCGCAGGGCGGGGCCATGATGGTCTATCTCGCCCGCGACTGCGGCATCTCGCTGCGCTTCGCCCGCTGGCGGGAGATGCTCATCTATTGCGGCCCGCTGCTGCTCTCCGCCCTCGCCGCCTTCGTGCTCGGCTCCTATGACCGCTGGGTGCTGGCCGGCCATGTGACCCCGGAGGACATCGCGCTCTATGGCGTCGCCGGACGGCTCGGCGCGCTGACGGCGGTGCTGCTCCAGCCCTTCCACATGTGGTGGTTCCCCAAGCGCTTCATCGTGCTGGCGGAGGATAACGGCGCCGAACGCAGCGCCGACATCGTGTCGCTGGGCCTGCTCATCGTGCTCGGCGCCTTCGTGGGGGTAAGTCTGGGCGGGCCGTTTGCGGTGCATGTGCTGACGCGCGAGGCTTATTGGGGGGCGAGCGCCTTCATCGCCTTCATCGCGCTCAACTATGCCATTCAGGAAACCGGCAGCCTGCTGGAGATCGGCTGTTATCTGAGGAAGGACGGCTTTGCCCCGCTCCTCATCAACCTGATCGGGGCGGGCCTCGCCATCCTGTTCTATTTCACACTCATCCCGCGCTATGGCGTGCCGGGCGCCATCGCCGCGACGCTGATCGCCCAGAGCGTGCGCGTGGTCCTCACCTGGGCGGTCTCGCGCCATTACGCGCCCATTCCCTATCGCTTCGCCCGGCTCGGCCTCGTGAGCGCGGTGGCGCTCGCCCTGACGGCGCTCGCCGCTTTCACCCTGCACCCGCTGGTGATGCCGCTCGGCGCGGTGGTGATCCTGCCGCTCATCGGCTGGATGGCGGTGCGGCTCAAGCTGCTGCCCCGCCTCGACCCCGCCGAACTGCCCGAACCCCTGCGCCGCCGGCTCAAGCTGGGGTAG